CATTTTCTACAATTGAAGATTTTTCAACCATTAATAATGGTGTTGGAGAAGTAATTATTGGCGACAGGTCACGTATAGGAATGAGTAATGTTATTATCGGACCGGTTTATATCGGTAATGATGTTATTCTCGCTCAGAATGTAGTGATGTCAGGATTAAACCATGGTTATGAAGATGTAGATATTGCACCTAAATACCAGAAAGTTACAACATCACCAATACATATTGAAGATGAGGTCTGGATCGGTGCTAATGTCTCTATTGTCGCTGGAGTTACTATAGGAAAGCACTCTGTAATTGCAGCAGGTAGCGTTGTAACAAAAAATGTCCCACCATTCTCCATAGCTGTTGGTAATCCTGCAAGAATTATTAAACATTACAACTTTGAAAGTAAACAGTGGGAAAAAATTAATTAAAGAGAATGGAAGATAACAAAGAAAATGATTTAAGTGAAAAGGATAAAAAGCTGGAAAAGTTTGTGATAGCTTTTTGTTTTCTTACATGTTTCGGTATTT
Above is a genomic segment from Ignavibacteria bacterium containing:
- a CDS encoding DapH/DapD/GlmU-related protein — encoded protein: MSLSEKIKSSPKLKKLSLRLLTPKNQARPRVWVKWFLNPFKHKRGKGSKIRRRTRIDVLPFNNFSLGSFSTIEDFSTINNGVGEVIIGDRSRIGMSNVIIGPVYIGNDVILAQNVVMSGLNHGYEDVDIAPKYQKVTTSPIHIEDEVWIGANVSIVAGVTIGKHSVIAAGSVVTKNVPPFSIAVGNPARIIKHYNFESKQWEKIN